A genomic window from Paraburkholderia phytofirmans OLGA172 includes:
- a CDS encoding molybdopterin-containing oxidoreductase family protein — protein sequence MLEKRALCSGCDIYCQVRAEVPESGKVGDVSVKAIDPRPLRANICMKGVHAPQGFAHPKRILHPLKRVGARGEGKWQEVSWDAALDDIAERLSKVVARYGPEALAVSTSQWNTQTDNGAGRRFMNFLGSPNWISGVAICAGNTAAVNRLVYGWYPYPDYPNTQCIVLFGHNPKQHSWTPVYNAVRRAQQRGAKLIVLDPRKSENAEQADLWLPLKPGSDAAMCLGWLKVILDEELYDKEFVAKWTVGFDALRERVNEFPLERVAALTGVPVALIQQAARMYATSGPAVIPWTPITDQQRNSTSAIRLMCILRAICGNLDVPGGELLHGFHPDIVHESELERHDVLSDAQKSKQLGSTTHPLFTYRGMAALREPAKRVWGYEWPNLINGCYMANPSATFRAMADGDPYPVKAFFTLGNNTLMSFANMQLIQRAILNQDLVVAVEHFRTPTAQLADYILPGDAWLERNCLADGFGWTAIYRPSQKVVDAPGECHSVYDFWRDLAVRMGLGEHFPWESNEAMLDHRLNRLGMDFATFAEKHPYHAPPFVHQKYRETGFATPSGRVELFSSVLDDLGFDPLPYWRDAPPANPAFPLTMFMGVRDDEFFQTGHRHIAALRARKPDPTMFIHAADAANSGLAEGDWASIITPQGSVKLKTSIRADMPQGVVRVPHGWWLPEREEGDGTLSGAWEFADAQICPDDEDHLDREQGIPHMKGIACRVQPFEA from the coding sequence ATGTTGGAAAAACGCGCGCTGTGTTCAGGATGCGATATCTATTGTCAGGTGCGAGCTGAAGTTCCGGAGTCCGGAAAGGTTGGAGATGTTTCTGTCAAAGCGATTGATCCTCGCCCCTTGCGCGCAAATATCTGCATGAAGGGAGTGCACGCGCCGCAAGGATTCGCTCACCCAAAGCGGATACTTCATCCCTTGAAGCGGGTTGGCGCACGGGGCGAGGGAAAGTGGCAAGAGGTTTCCTGGGATGCCGCTCTGGACGACATTGCCGAGCGCCTCTCAAAAGTAGTTGCCCGTTATGGTCCCGAAGCGTTGGCTGTGTCAACCTCCCAATGGAACACCCAGACCGATAACGGCGCAGGGCGCCGGTTCATGAATTTTCTTGGTTCGCCCAACTGGATCAGCGGTGTTGCGATTTGCGCTGGGAACACAGCTGCGGTCAACCGTTTGGTCTATGGCTGGTATCCCTATCCTGACTATCCCAACACGCAGTGCATTGTTCTCTTCGGTCACAACCCGAAACAGCATTCATGGACACCGGTTTACAACGCAGTCCGGCGTGCCCAGCAGCGCGGTGCAAAGCTGATCGTTCTGGATCCACGCAAAAGCGAGAATGCCGAGCAGGCAGATCTCTGGCTGCCACTAAAACCAGGATCCGATGCTGCAATGTGTCTTGGCTGGCTGAAGGTTATCCTCGACGAGGAACTGTATGACAAGGAGTTCGTCGCGAAGTGGACCGTTGGGTTCGACGCCCTCCGAGAGCGGGTTAATGAGTTTCCGCTTGAGCGTGTTGCGGCACTGACGGGTGTGCCCGTCGCTCTAATTCAACAGGCAGCCCGCATGTATGCCACCAGTGGGCCCGCAGTCATTCCGTGGACTCCGATCACCGATCAGCAACGCAATTCGACCTCAGCAATCCGACTGATGTGCATTCTTCGTGCGATCTGTGGCAACCTCGACGTACCGGGTGGGGAGCTCCTGCATGGCTTCCATCCTGATATCGTTCACGAATCGGAACTGGAGCGTCACGACGTACTCTCCGACGCACAGAAGTCCAAGCAATTGGGTTCTACCACTCATCCATTGTTCACCTATCGCGGAATGGCCGCCCTTCGGGAACCCGCCAAACGCGTGTGGGGCTATGAGTGGCCAAATCTGATTAATGGATGCTACATGGCGAACCCATCCGCCACGTTTCGCGCGATGGCCGATGGAGATCCCTACCCCGTCAAGGCATTCTTCACGCTGGGCAATAACACACTGATGAGCTTTGCGAATATGCAACTGATCCAGCGGGCGATCCTTAATCAGGATCTGGTCGTGGCAGTCGAGCATTTCCGCACGCCCACTGCTCAGCTAGCAGACTATATTCTTCCGGGGGACGCCTGGCTCGAACGCAATTGTCTCGCCGACGGCTTCGGGTGGACCGCCATCTACCGGCCGTCGCAAAAGGTCGTCGATGCCCCGGGTGAATGCCATTCAGTCTATGACTTCTGGCGAGACCTTGCGGTACGGATGGGCCTAGGTGAGCACTTTCCGTGGGAATCGAATGAAGCAATGCTCGACCATCGACTGAACCGACTTGGTATGGACTTCGCCACATTCGCCGAAAAACACCCATACCATGCCCCGCCCTTCGTGCATCAGAAGTATCGTGAAACCGGTTTTGCCACCCCGTCTGGCCGAGTGGAGCTTTTCTCTTCAGTGCTTGACGATTTGGGCTTTGATCCACTTCCCTACTGGCGCGATGCGCCTCCCGCCAATCCGGCGTTTCCGCTGACTATGTTCATGGGCGTCAGAGACGATGAATTCTTCCAGACAGGCCATCGTCACATCGCGGCACTCCGTGCGCGAAAGCCGGATCCGACCATGTTCATCCACGCTGCGGACGCTGCCAATTCGGGACTCGCAGAAGGTGATTGGGCGTCTATTATCACGCCTCAAGGGAGCGTCAAGCTCAAGACGTCGATCCGCGCCGATATGCCTCAGGGCGTTGTCCGTGTGCCGCATGGCTGGTGGCTACCGGAACGCGAGGAAGGGGACGGTACACTCTCGGGCGCATGGGAGTTCGCCGATGCGCAGATATGCCCTGATGACGAGGATCACCTCGATCGCGAACAGGGTATTCCTCACATGAAGGGTATTGCCTGTCGTGTTCAGCCGTTCGAAGCCTGA
- a CDS encoding LysR family transcriptional regulator: MSIDIRALRYFVETVKLGSFTHAAAAVFVTQSTISKMVRQLEEEIGQPLLIREGRKVHPTDVGRVVYERGLQALGVIRELQLEVADVAQLGRGELTVGMPRMGNLFFPAVVSEFRRRYPKLELCLAEHGGSVLEQKIIGGELEVAATVLFSGGIQEKLASRVIARYAIYAVGPRNVPWAGRPTVELSTFKDQPLVLLEEGSALTRRLRSAFRELDIEPHVVAQSGHWEFLAALSEAGLGTTFLPQPFLARLDVSGLSVARVTEPELEWTLANIWSHDRYLSHAARAWLALCAEVLEAQ; this comes from the coding sequence ATGTCTATAGATATCCGCGCCCTGCGCTATTTCGTCGAGACTGTAAAACTCGGCAGCTTTACACATGCCGCTGCCGCAGTGTTTGTCACCCAGTCGACAATCAGCAAAATGGTGCGCCAACTCGAGGAGGAGATCGGTCAGCCGCTTTTGATCCGTGAAGGAAGGAAGGTCCACCCCACCGACGTAGGGCGCGTCGTTTATGAACGTGGGTTGCAGGCATTAGGCGTGATCCGCGAACTGCAGCTCGAGGTTGCTGATGTCGCTCAGCTTGGCCGTGGTGAATTGACCGTAGGCATGCCACGAATGGGCAACCTTTTTTTCCCGGCTGTCGTGAGTGAATTTCGACGACGTTACCCAAAGCTTGAGCTATGTCTCGCTGAACATGGGGGTAGCGTTCTCGAACAGAAAATCATCGGCGGCGAACTGGAAGTGGCCGCAACCGTACTGTTTTCGGGTGGCATCCAGGAGAAACTTGCCTCGCGGGTCATCGCGCGTTACGCGATATACGCGGTCGGCCCTCGGAATGTACCGTGGGCTGGCCGGCCTACCGTGGAGCTCTCCACATTTAAGGACCAGCCGCTGGTTCTCCTCGAGGAAGGATCCGCCTTGACTCGTCGGCTTCGCTCAGCGTTTCGCGAGTTAGACATCGAGCCCCATGTGGTGGCCCAAAGCGGGCATTGGGAATTTCTCGCGGCGTTGTCCGAAGCGGGGCTCGGGACAACATTCTTACCTCAACCATTTCTGGCGCGATTAGACGTCAGTGGGCTTTCGGTTGCACGGGTCACGGAGCCAGAACTGGAGTGGACCCTGGCCAACATCTGGTCACACGACCGCTATTTGTCCCACGCTGCACGCGCGTGGCTAGCATTATGCGCAGAAGTGCTCGAGGCGCAATGA
- the glaH gene encoding glutarate dioxygenase GlaH: MDGLMLDDTICASRKGFLVSPHPTHHRIMHVTADVDALVGFIQDAQDIDVQSLEYVPFMRYHLANLLIQRLGEGFARTLIQLAKDRRYGGFTVGLQGLSDDPADFVKFGTAVAHVLGPSNHDAMSSTYYARFLVKHTDNSDSYLRQAYRLFTMHTDGTFVSEATDWLLMMKFAENNAFGGESRFLHLDDWEERDSFVNHHYGTKPFLYKAPGSKNVSEKVQRPIFFQSEFGLSISFIDQFVQPANRDEAAFLRALSESMEASSGTKEVVLPVGDLVVLNNYFYLHGRAPFETNEALHRELMRQRGMFS, encoded by the coding sequence ATGGACGGATTGATGCTTGATGACACGATTTGCGCCTCGCGGAAAGGTTTCCTTGTTTCGCCGCACCCCACTCACCACCGGATCATGCATGTGACTGCTGACGTCGACGCGTTAGTTGGTTTCATCCAGGATGCCCAGGACATTGATGTTCAAAGTCTCGAATATGTGCCATTCATGCGCTATCACCTCGCTAACCTTCTGATCCAGCGACTCGGTGAGGGCTTTGCCAGAACGTTGATCCAACTAGCAAAGGACCGGCGATATGGCGGCTTCACAGTGGGACTTCAAGGTCTTTCAGACGATCCCGCCGACTTCGTAAAATTCGGCACGGCCGTTGCCCACGTTCTCGGTCCGTCGAACCACGACGCTATGTCGAGTACCTACTATGCACGTTTCCTTGTGAAACATACTGACAATAGCGATTCATACCTCCGTCAGGCTTATCGGCTGTTCACCATGCACACCGATGGCACTTTTGTTAGCGAGGCGACGGACTGGCTGCTGATGATGAAGTTTGCCGAGAATAATGCATTCGGCGGCGAGTCGAGGTTTCTACATCTCGACGATTGGGAGGAGCGCGACTCGTTCGTGAATCACCATTACGGCACAAAGCCATTCCTTTACAAGGCGCCCGGTTCGAAAAACGTGAGCGAAAAGGTTCAGCGCCCAATCTTCTTCCAAAGTGAGTTTGGTTTGTCGATTTCGTTTATCGACCAGTTCGTGCAACCCGCCAACCGAGACGAGGCAGCGTTCCTTCGCGCCCTTTCCGAGTCGATGGAAGCATCGAGCGGCACAAAGGAAGTTGTATTACCGGTGGGCGACCTGGTCGTTCTGAACAACTACTTCTACCTCCATGGTCGGGCGCCGTTCGAAACGAACGAAGCGTTGCACCGCGAGCTGATGCGGCAACGGGGCATGTTCTCGTAG
- a CDS encoding acetyl-CoA hydrolase/transferase family protein — MLEDRVRLPLLRSKITTAEEAASLIHDGMTVGTSGFGAAGDCKVVPRALAARAREGLRINLMTGASGGYDSDGVLAEAKAIRRRMPYQSDKTLRNQINAGEVMFFDLHLSEMAEQLRDGYLGPVDVAIIEAVAVTEAGIVPTMSVGNSAVFASLAKQVIVEINLDMPLTLEGLHDVYAPGPRAHRLPIPLTATEQRVGLPYIPVDLEKIAAIVITRKGDSPNQIQPPDAETMQIAGHLSEFFANEVRVGRLPPSLQPLQAGVGSIANAVLHGLVDSGYRGLRMYSEVLQDSAIELLDAGCVDFACASALMLSAPYQARFFDDIERYRSRILLRPQEISNHPEIIRRLGVIAVNTALECDIYGNVNSTHVCGTHMMNGLGGSGDYARNAYLSVFVTKSLAKGGDISSIVPMVSHVDHVGQDVDVLVTEHGLADLRGLAPRERAQQIITNCADPLYRDALRDYVTRAGTRGGHTPHLLESAFAWHTSYQQHGNMREALKLDLF, encoded by the coding sequence TTGTTAGAGGACCGTGTTCGATTGCCGCTGCTTCGCAGCAAAATAACGACAGCCGAGGAGGCGGCGTCACTGATTCATGATGGTATGACTGTCGGGACGAGTGGCTTTGGGGCTGCGGGCGACTGCAAGGTTGTGCCGCGCGCTCTCGCTGCCCGAGCGCGAGAGGGACTGCGGATTAATTTGATGACGGGGGCATCGGGCGGGTACGACAGCGATGGTGTGCTAGCTGAGGCTAAGGCCATTCGTCGGCGCATGCCCTACCAGTCCGACAAGACGCTCCGTAATCAGATCAACGCTGGCGAGGTCATGTTTTTCGACCTTCACCTTTCAGAGATGGCGGAGCAACTGCGTGACGGCTATCTAGGTCCGGTGGACGTCGCCATCATCGAAGCCGTCGCAGTGACAGAAGCAGGCATTGTACCGACCATGTCGGTTGGAAACTCAGCCGTGTTTGCGTCGCTCGCAAAGCAGGTAATTGTTGAGATCAATCTTGACATGCCGCTCACGCTGGAAGGGTTGCACGACGTTTACGCACCGGGTCCACGCGCCCACCGCTTGCCAATTCCGCTAACGGCAACAGAGCAGCGAGTTGGTCTACCGTATATTCCCGTGGATCTCGAGAAGATTGCGGCCATCGTTATAACCCGTAAGGGTGACAGTCCAAACCAGATTCAACCGCCCGACGCCGAAACAATGCAGATCGCGGGACATTTGAGCGAGTTTTTTGCAAATGAGGTCAGGGTAGGGCGGCTGCCACCGTCGTTGCAACCACTCCAGGCAGGTGTGGGTTCCATTGCGAATGCGGTTCTACATGGGCTGGTCGATTCTGGCTATCGTGGTCTGCGCATGTACTCAGAGGTACTGCAGGACAGTGCAATTGAATTGTTGGACGCGGGGTGTGTTGATTTTGCCTGCGCGTCGGCGCTCATGTTATCTGCACCATATCAGGCGCGGTTTTTTGATGATATCGAGAGGTACAGGTCTCGCATCCTCCTGCGGCCGCAGGAAATCAGCAACCATCCCGAGATCATTCGTCGGCTTGGCGTCATTGCAGTGAACACAGCTCTTGAGTGTGACATCTACGGAAACGTGAATTCGACACACGTCTGCGGCACGCACATGATGAACGGCCTGGGTGGTTCGGGAGATTATGCACGCAACGCATACCTGTCCGTATTCGTGACGAAATCCTTGGCGAAGGGGGGTGACATTTCCAGCATCGTGCCAATGGTGTCGCATGTCGACCACGTCGGTCAAGATGTTGACGTCCTCGTGACCGAACACGGACTGGCCGATCTACGAGGCCTTGCGCCGCGCGAACGGGCACAGCAGATAATCACCAATTGCGCTGACCCGTTGTACCGGGACGCACTGCGTGACTACGTTACGAGAGCCGGAACTCGCGGCGGACACACTCCTCATTTGCTGGAGAGCGCCTTTGCGTGGCATACGTCTTACCAGCAACATGGCAACATGCGCGAGGCGCTGAAGTTGGATCTCTTTTGA
- a CDS encoding LysR family transcriptional regulator → MVDARQLRYFVALVEELHFARAADRLKIAQSALSTQIQRLERDLGVRLLNRNKRQPVALTDAGKLFHAEAVAALRHIERADQIGRLAARGLAGIVRIGSVASGVTSGVLSGMLRDFRLSHPNVRIEVISMETPRQFEALGSGEIDVGIVRPRRQYPSGVVATRVQDFISGLSLASAGYGVSVVPESMRNIAQPGLCFRSITDFDFPVHLALASRRRELSPAVRAFVETAVRQSCSPTS, encoded by the coding sequence ATGGTCGACGCCCGTCAACTCCGTTACTTCGTTGCCCTGGTTGAGGAGTTGCACTTCGCACGCGCGGCAGATCGATTGAAAATCGCACAGTCTGCGTTGAGCACCCAGATTCAACGGCTCGAGCGTGACCTCGGTGTTCGTCTGCTAAACCGCAACAAGCGTCAGCCTGTCGCGCTTACTGACGCAGGAAAGCTGTTTCACGCCGAGGCTGTAGCCGCATTGCGGCATATTGAGCGCGCCGATCAGATCGGACGACTGGCAGCGAGAGGACTCGCCGGCATTGTGCGAATTGGCTCTGTTGCGTCGGGAGTGACCAGCGGCGTCTTGTCTGGAATGTTGCGAGATTTTCGTCTCTCGCATCCGAATGTCCGAATCGAAGTGATTTCGATGGAGACACCTCGACAGTTCGAGGCGCTCGGCAGTGGCGAGATCGACGTCGGCATCGTACGACCCAGACGTCAGTATCCGTCGGGAGTCGTTGCCACTCGTGTCCAGGATTTCATATCCGGCCTAAGTCTGGCTTCCGCCGGCTATGGTGTCTCCGTCGTACCCGAATCGATGCGAAATATTGCGCAACCCGGCCTGTGCTTCAGATCAATCACAGATTTCGATTTTCCCGTTCATCTTGCTTTGGCGAGCAGACGACGGGAACTGTCTCCTGCCGTTCGCGCCTTCGTGGAAACCGCCGTGAGGCAATCCTGCAGCCCAACGTCATAG
- a CDS encoding alpha-hydroxy acid oxidase encodes MSQGGTPNQTAYGVRSDVPARLRKLLSLADFELAARKILPRPLFGYIAGAAEDGTSHAANRTAFEQLKFQPRILVDVSRRSQAATIFGKTYASPFGIAPIGISAISAYRGDVVLATAAKEENIPAIMSGSSLIPMETVRTAAPDTWFQAYLPGDTARIDALIDRVKVAGFSTLVVTVDIPVWANRENNVRTGFSLPLRPSLRLAIDGISHPKWLAGTFLRTLINHGMPHFENSFATRGAPMLSATAVRDTTGRDHLSWGDIERIRQRWSGNLVIKGILHVDDARQAAEIGADGIIISNHGGRQLDGAVEPLGVLPHISDTVGHKTVVMMDSGIRRGGDVLKALALGARFVFVGRPFMYAAAVGGAPGVRHAISLLRDEVDRNMAMLGTSSITELRNKVISGDTGGR; translated from the coding sequence ATGTCGCAGGGCGGGACGCCAAATCAGACTGCATATGGCGTCAGGAGCGATGTACCTGCGCGGCTTCGCAAGCTATTGTCGCTAGCGGACTTTGAATTGGCCGCGAGAAAAATTCTGCCGCGCCCGCTGTTCGGATATATCGCTGGTGCTGCCGAGGACGGGACTTCTCACGCTGCCAACCGCACCGCGTTTGAGCAGCTTAAATTCCAGCCTCGGATACTTGTAGACGTGTCACGACGATCGCAGGCCGCCACGATCTTCGGGAAGACGTACGCGTCACCATTCGGAATCGCCCCTATAGGAATTAGTGCAATCTCCGCCTATCGAGGCGACGTTGTCCTGGCGACAGCCGCGAAGGAAGAGAACATCCCCGCAATCATGAGCGGTTCCTCGCTCATTCCGATGGAGACGGTCCGAACCGCCGCGCCGGACACATGGTTTCAGGCGTACCTCCCGGGTGACACTGCTCGTATCGATGCACTGATCGACAGAGTCAAGGTTGCAGGATTTTCGACACTGGTTGTGACGGTCGATATACCGGTTTGGGCGAACCGGGAAAATAATGTTCGAACGGGTTTCTCGTTGCCATTGCGCCCGTCGCTGCGTCTGGCGATCGATGGCATCTCCCACCCAAAATGGTTGGCGGGCACCTTTCTGCGGACGCTGATCAACCATGGTATGCCGCACTTTGAAAACTCGTTCGCAACACGCGGTGCACCGATGCTGTCGGCTACGGCCGTCCGTGACACAACCGGGCGTGATCATCTTTCATGGGGGGACATTGAACGAATTCGCCAGCGTTGGAGCGGCAACCTGGTTATCAAGGGAATTCTCCATGTTGATGACGCAAGACAGGCGGCGGAAATTGGCGCGGACGGAATCATCATTTCTAACCACGGGGGACGCCAGCTAGACGGTGCCGTTGAACCGCTGGGCGTCCTACCTCATATCAGTGACACCGTTGGCCATAAAACGGTTGTGATGATGGATAGCGGAATCCGACGGGGAGGAGACGTGCTCAAGGCGTTAGCGCTCGGAGCACGGTTCGTATTTGTTGGTCGACCGTTCATGTATGCGGCCGCAGTAGGTGGCGCTCCTGGGGTGCGCCATGCGATCTCGCTGCTCAGAGATGAGGTGGACCGAAACATGGCGATGCTTGGCACGTCGTCGATTACGGAGCTGCGCAATAAAGTAATCAGCGGCGACACTGGAGGACGTTGA
- a CDS encoding MarR family winged helix-turn-helix transcriptional regulator — translation MTQQYLQADRLTIVLTCELIVSMSAVREEVNMAKALKEAVPAKERTSKVVGQRRPLPNNDKDLLTQCALFDVHRLSRLLTGMYNSYLRDTGLTMAQFTLLRNIDVLAPAGMKQIAHAMLMDRTSVTRLIDPLIKQGFLTDSVGEDRRFRNIIVTAKGQSAIAKSEGAWTLAQQELFKCIGSEQWRSLRTALRDTIHVVRDNHEDILQ, via the coding sequence ATGACGCAGCAATACCTCCAAGCCGATCGATTGACAATCGTCCTGACGTGTGAATTGATCGTGAGCATGTCAGCAGTGCGAGAGGAAGTGAATATGGCGAAGGCGCTAAAAGAGGCAGTCCCGGCGAAGGAACGCACGAGCAAGGTGGTCGGTCAGCGGCGCCCTCTGCCAAATAACGACAAGGATCTCCTCACGCAATGTGCGTTGTTCGACGTGCATCGCCTGTCGCGTCTCCTAACAGGAATGTACAACAGCTATTTGCGTGACACCGGTTTGACAATGGCGCAATTCACGCTATTGCGAAATATCGACGTCTTGGCTCCTGCTGGCATGAAGCAGATAGCACACGCAATGTTGATGGATAGAACGAGCGTTACACGCCTGATCGATCCTTTGATCAAGCAGGGATTCCTCACTGATTCCGTCGGTGAGGACCGTCGATTTCGAAATATTATTGTGACCGCCAAAGGCCAGTCCGCGATCGCCAAGAGCGAAGGTGCGTGGACACTGGCTCAGCAGGAGCTGTTCAAGTGCATCGGTTCCGAGCAGTGGCGCAGCCTGCGTACTGCCCTTCGCGACACCATCCACGTGGTTCGCGATAATCATGAGGATATTTTGCAGTAG
- a CDS encoding LysR substrate-binding domain-containing protein yields the protein MLAGGSTAGLGIALIPRPLIKGELRRGVLVRVCDYEHPSMNAYCLIFPDDHSENPALVTFREWLESETLQNQGRKPRKDKRTTASIPVESPSPYAAVSVASRVANQTSSGGFGEWSMPSPR from the coding sequence ATGTTGGCTGGCGGATCGACCGCAGGCCTCGGTATTGCACTCATCCCGAGACCATTGATCAAGGGGGAGTTGCGGCGTGGGGTACTCGTGCGTGTGTGCGACTACGAACACCCCAGCATGAATGCGTATTGTCTGATCTTTCCGGACGACCACTCGGAGAACCCGGCACTCGTGACGTTTCGCGAATGGCTCGAAAGCGAAACGCTGCAAAATCAGGGGCGGAAACCGCGAAAGGACAAGCGCACCACGGCGTCAATACCAGTGGAAAGCCCAAGTCCTTACGCTGCCGTTTCTGTCGCAAGCCGCGTCGCGAATCAAACCTCATCCGGTGGGTTCGGAGAGTGGTCAATGCCATCTCCACGTTGA
- a CDS encoding TetR/AcrR family transcriptional regulator, producing the protein MGRSNREQAQQNRQRILDEADAIVRCGGAAAAGISEIMARVGMTQGAFYHHFASKDALISEACSAGFTQSVKNWTAKAFPKGRPLSGALKRLVTYYLSKKPVEQSCPMVALGQDAAPHHASEALNDAYRDGVDQLFSTFVDIARTDPSCSLSQEQLRNAFVAMVGANMLAMGDWR; encoded by the coding sequence GTGGGGCGTTCCAATCGAGAGCAGGCGCAACAGAATCGACAGCGGATACTCGATGAGGCCGACGCGATCGTACGTTGCGGTGGCGCTGCAGCGGCCGGCATCTCTGAGATCATGGCACGCGTGGGGATGACTCAGGGAGCCTTCTACCATCACTTTGCATCGAAGGACGCCTTGATTTCGGAGGCCTGCTCGGCCGGGTTCACGCAATCTGTGAAGAACTGGACGGCTAAGGCATTCCCGAAGGGCCGCCCACTCTCGGGTGCCCTGAAACGGCTCGTCACGTACTACCTCAGCAAAAAACCCGTTGAGCAGAGTTGCCCAATGGTGGCTCTCGGCCAGGACGCTGCACCACATCATGCGAGCGAGGCCCTAAACGACGCGTATCGGGATGGCGTTGATCAATTGTTTTCCACATTTGTGGACATTGCACGTACCGACCCTTCGTGTTCGCTGTCGCAGGAGCAACTGCGCAACGCATTTGTTGCAATGGTCGGTGCCAACATGCTTGCCATGGGCGACTGGCGATAA
- a CDS encoding TetR/AcrR family transcriptional regulator: MTSRSTRRTTEEARRIILEVATALLANKSYELPGLERLAEQAGVHKMTIYRAFGSREGLARACAEWLCKQEAALWTQTVKNCLDATGCRIRVLFTIVADRLLRETPTECRLHMLAPHFGDASDDVCSTLEERRRNLYDLLLELTKISAAKESTALADALYLVWEGAVVPIRSEAERVRLARNLPVVVDRLLKAYSI, translated from the coding sequence GTGACATCACGGAGTACAAGGCGTACGACTGAGGAAGCACGTCGGATCATACTCGAAGTCGCGACGGCATTGCTGGCCAACAAATCTTATGAATTACCAGGACTTGAGCGCCTGGCCGAGCAAGCGGGCGTGCATAAGATGACGATTTATCGCGCGTTCGGGTCGAGAGAAGGACTGGCAAGAGCATGCGCCGAGTGGCTATGCAAACAGGAAGCGGCGTTATGGACTCAGACGGTTAAGAATTGTCTCGATGCCACCGGATGCCGAATACGTGTGCTATTCACCATTGTTGCCGATCGTCTGCTTCGCGAAACGCCTACCGAATGCCGATTGCACATGCTTGCCCCTCATTTCGGGGATGCCTCCGATGACGTGTGTTCGACGCTCGAAGAGCGACGGCGCAACCTCTATGATTTGCTCCTCGAATTGACAAAGATTTCCGCTGCAAAAGAGTCCACCGCTCTCGCCGACGCGCTCTATCTCGTGTGGGAGGGTGCTGTCGTTCCTATCCGCTCTGAAGCCGAGAGGGTGCGCTTGGCCAGGAACCTGCCTGTAGTTGTCGATCGTCTTCTGAAAGCCTATTCAATATGA